A genomic segment from Coccinella septempunctata chromosome 3, icCocSept1.1, whole genome shotgun sequence encodes:
- the LOC123309569 gene encoding uncharacterized protein LOC123309569 — translation MTTKISKKNGISKPKISINLTKVAISTLETLKAGNLRNVVVVGNFIENKASLLKELKNLSSPPNSSATKKKSPGLLKEKLEKASRMKSILEEAVQGDAGKAHNELAELCEERKKQVEFSTIEKIMHPPRWLDTCSINMNTQLNEKKWQTNTDEDID, via the exons ATG acgaccaaaatctcgaagaaGAATGGGATCAGCAAACCGAAAATTTCCATTAATTTAACAAAGGTGGCAATTTCCACTTTAGAAACCTTAAAAGCaggaaatttgagaaatgtgGTTGTTGTCGgaaacttcattgaaaataaggCGAGTCTGCTGAAAGAGCTAAAAAATTTATCAAGCCCACCGAACAGTTCAGCCACGAAGAAAAAGTCTCCAGGCCTTCTCAAAGAAAAACTGGAGAAGGCATCACGTATGAAGAGTATTTTAGAAGAGGCTGTACAAGGGGATGCAGGAAAAGCGCATAACGAATTGGCAGAATTATGTGAAGAGAGGAAAAAACAAGTTGAATTCAG CACCATTGAGAAAATAATGCATCCCCCAAGGTGGTTAGATACTTGTTCAATAAACATGAATACCCAGCTGAATGAAAAGAAGTGGCAAACGAATACTGATGAAGACATTgactga
- the LOC123310479 gene encoding uncharacterized protein LOC123310479, translating into MSEVDHIFLEVEVGNELLCPVKTNLSLEISKMSCWETFILPTKIALSTVEKLEYCQEDDLQKLVVIENLMKQNESVQRRVEDIRYYASTESKNIIDSNEKLAILTKKLNNARIIKQILENTARGTKSKKSSDMEIAKLCGINRMKRNNRYCKFKQPLSPLAVHANKHLHRGIKGKRNE; encoded by the exons ATGAGTGAAGTTGATCATATTTTTCTTGAAGTTGAAGTTGGAAATGAACTTTTGTGTCCTGTGAAAACAAATTTG TCtttggaaatttcgaaaatgtctTGCTGGGAAACATTCATCCTACCAACGAAGATAGCACTGTCCACCGTTGAAAAACTTGAGTACTGCCAAGAGGACGACCTTCAAAAATTGGTGGTGATAGAAAACCTAATGAAACAAAATGAGAGTGTCCAGAGACGTGTAGAAGACATCAGATATTATGCCAGTACTGAATCGAAAAACATCATCGATTCAAACGAAAAATTGGCGATtctaacaaaaaaattgaataatgcccGAATTATAAagcaaattttggaaaataccGCCCGGGGGACCAAAAGTAAAAAATCATCGGACATGGAAATCGCGAAGTTATGTGGAATCAACAGAATGAAAAGGAATAACAGATATTGCAAATTCAAACAACCTCTATCACCCCTTGCCGTTCACGCAAATAAACATTTGCACCGCGGAATCAAGGGAAAAAGAAATGAATAG